A DNA window from Bacteroidota bacterium contains the following coding sequences:
- a CDS encoding T9SS type A sorting domain-containing protein encodes MKRIVLTSAICHFTFYIFAQSFTPDVIGSAGTFATSASGSMSWTIGEVMTETYSSANNFFTQGFHQPESIPISVNEISSSQNISVYPNPTSGEFTVYGLQSEVQLQIFNSLGQMVFETTVNRKQETVNLSGANGIYLLNIINKETNTRSSYKINKAE; translated from the coding sequence ATGAAAAGAATAGTACTCACATCTGCCATCTGCCATTTTACATTTTACATCTTCGCCCAATCCTTCACCCCCGATGTGATTGGTTCGGCAGGAACTTTTGCCACTTCTGCCAGCGGCTCTATGAGCTGGACGATTGGTGAAGTGATGACTGAGACCTATTCCTCCGCCAATAATTTTTTCACACAAGGATTTCATCAGCCCGAATCCATTCCTATTTCCGTCAATGAAATTTCATCTTCACAAAACATTTCCGTTTACCCAAATCCAACATCAGGAGAGTTTACAGTTTACGGTTTACAGTCTGAAGTTCAACTACAGATTTTCAATTCATTGGGTCAAATGGTTTTTGAAACAACTGTAAACAGGAAACAAGAAACCGTAAACCTGAGCGGAGCGAATGGAATTTATCTCCTGAACATCATTAATAAGGAAACAAATACCAGAAGCTCCTATAAAATAAACAAAGCAGAATAA